The following proteins come from a genomic window of Salvia hispanica cultivar TCC Black 2014 chromosome 4, UniMelb_Shisp_WGS_1.0, whole genome shotgun sequence:
- the LOC125220380 gene encoding uncharacterized protein LOC125220380 yields MPREKVSTWKDIVAAFLDKYYPPGTILKLKSEIFQFIQGQDEPLYEAFARFKALLRKFPNHGFTVDHQVGILYNGFNEKICAMLDSGANGGFLRKSGEEAMAVIEEFATNSRGWSKERHSLKRIAAVEEAEESSFAKELAELRVRVDQMDSSRKEDPIPPTSIIAVSKPETPTPTVEEINYMQGGGPNRNYNNNYRPNQGGGFNISKGGVVETLKKKEKYEQGITRILEVIVQDRKINDTKIGVVEARINNLEQGMNTISTAITNINTQMEQIQKKLDEDRAKAAALVDDVNKKWVAKQKTGDCPDTREPPHTTRRTTTEAQNGVCPAAGGPPHTMRRAATEKAEAPAQQGLVRHNGVVLPFQPKRKFKLEEQFKHFLNMFCKVHTNIPLVESLQEIPKYAKLLREAVMRKRKPTKADLKLPHHCSEIIQKEKAVKQRDPGQFIIRCRIGEGKVDKALCDLGSSINLMPLKYYEKLNIGPLKTSDVTLRLADNSTIKTFGMIEDVLVKIDDFIFPADFIVLDMKVDKNVPLILGRDFLATCNALIDVGRGEITISDNHSQSTYKIESEMLKFKEAKQTKIDRKCRAIMVTDLTKPQDPFEVKNPTTSTIYIVNEVRRSPKKDDTNPSTSIPQKKKQKRKKATKEDPEIYVIKTNKGKYKWWKKLGTKLLPMPIFNTRVADPPN; encoded by the exons ATGCCCAGAGAAAAGGTCTCCACATGGAAGGACATTGTAGCTGCCTTCCTCGACAAGTATTATCCGCCGGGCACAATTTTGAAGCTCAAAAGCGAGATCTTCCAATTCATCCAAGGCCAGGACGAACCCCTCTATGAGGCGTTTGCTCGTTTCAAAGCCCTTCTCCGAAAGTTCCCTAACCATGGTTTCACCGTGGACCACCAGGTAGGGATTCTCTATAATGGGTTTAACGAGAAAATTTGTGCTATGCTTGATTCAGGTGCAAATGGAGGGTTCTTAAGGAAGTCAGGTGAGGAAGCCATGGCAGTGATAGAGGAATTCGCCACCAACAGCAGGGGGTGGTCGAAAGAAAGGCATAGCCTAAAAAGGATAGCTGCAGTTGAAGAAGCCGAGGAAAGCTCCTTTGCAAAGGAATTGGCCGAGCTTCGAGTTAGGGTGGACCAAATGGATTCATCAAGAAAGGAGGACCCGATTCCACCAACCTCCATTATAGCAGTCTCTAAGCCTGAAACTCCTACCCCGACAGTGGAAGAAATCAACTACATGCAAGGAGGCGGCCCCAATAGAAATTACAACAACAACTATCGCCCTAACCAAGGGGGcg GATTTAATATTAGCAAGGGAGGAGTAGTTGAGACACtcaagaagaaggaaaagtatgaacaaGGGATCACAAGGATCTTGGAGGTAATCGTGCAAGACAGGAAGATTAATGACACCAAGATCGGAGTGGTTGAAGCCAGAATAAACAACCTCGAGCAGGGAATGAACACGATCTCGACTGCCATAACCAACATCAACACGCAGATGGAGCAAATCCAAAAGAAGTTAGATGAGGACAGGGCAAAGGCAGCCGCACTAGTGGACGACGTCAACAAAAAGTGGGTGGCAAAGCAGAAAACTGGGGACTGCCCAGACACCCGCGAACCTCCGCACACCACGCGGCGGACCACCACTGAAGCCCAGAATGGAGTCTGCCCAGCcgccggcggaccgccgcacactatgcggcgggccgccacagAGAAGGCAGAAGCACCCGCTCAGCAGGGACTCGTGCGACATAATGGGGTTGTGCTACCTTTCCAGCCAAAGAGGAAGTTTAAGCTCGAAGAGCAGTTCAAACACtttttgaacatgttttgtaAAGTTCATACTAACATTCCTCTAGTTGAATCATTGCAAGAAATACCTAAATATGCGAAGCTACTAAGGGAGGCAGtgatgagaaagagaaagcCGACAAAAGCCGACCTTAAGCTACCACATCATTGCAGCGAGATCATCCAAAAGGAGAAGGCAGTGAAGCAGAGAGATCCGGGCCAATTCATTATCCGATGCCGGATTGGAGAGGGAAAGGTTGACAAGGCCCTATGCGATCTAGGATCTTCCATCAATCTCATGCCGCTGAAGTACTACGAAAAGCTCAACATTGGGCCACTCAAAACTTCAGACGTAACACTCAGGTTGGCCGATAACTCGACCATAAAAACTTTTGGTATGATTGAGGATGTCTTAGTGAAAATagatgatttcatttttcccGCCGATTTTATTGTGCTTGACATGAAAGTAGACAAGAATGTCCCTCTAATCTTAGGGAGAGATTTTCTCGCTACTTGCAATGCTTTGATTGATGTAGGTCGTGGCGAGATCACAATTAGCGATAACCATAGTCAATCCACCTATAAGATCGAAAGCGAGATGCTCAAGTTTAAGGAAGCAAAGCAAACAAAGATAGATAGGAAGTGTAGGGCAATCATGGTCACGGATTTGACCAAACCTCAAGACCCCTTTGAAGTGAAGAATCCTACTACCTCCACTATCTACATTGTCAACGAGGTAAGACGTTCTCCCAAAAAGGACGATACTAACCCCTCCACCTCTATCCCGcagaaaaagaagcaaaagaggAAGAAGGCAACCAAGGAGGACCCCGAGATTTATgttatcaaaacaaataaggGGAAATACAAGTGGTGGAAGAAGCTAGGGACCAAGTTGCTCCCTATGCCCATTTTCAACACTAGGGTCGCTGATCCGCCCAATTAG